In Ipomoea triloba cultivar NCNSP0323 chromosome 15, ASM357664v1, one genomic interval encodes:
- the LOC116005968 gene encoding premnaspirodiene oxygenase-like: MAFNFISFVFFLCFIILLHTQWRKKAKTRRKLPPGPWKLPIIGNLHQLSASSQQPTRVLGELAKKYGSQGMMKLQIGEILAVVVSSPAVAKELIRNHDLSFATKWQSLASNTLFYKSVVFSPYGDYWRQLRKVYATELLNAKNVRSFSSIRHDEIHSLLADLHSSSGQLVNFTHRIFLLMSSIICKSAFGKVFTGREEFLEQINEISELLGEFDFADVFPSWKVLHGLFSNKKRIMKTHRKVDAIIENIIKDHREKVESGDCLIDVLITQMDSCGLQLPITHDTIKGVIVEIFSAGSETSSSTTVWAMSEMMKNPRVLAKAQAEVREAFRGKEKLEEEDMEELAYLKSVVKETLRFHPPIPMLVPRDCMEETMVSGYTIPLKSKVLINVWAMGRDPQYWEDPESFIPERFEKSSIDFMGNHFEFLPFGGGRRICPGLGFGFANALSPLAHLLFHFDWKLPSGVTADTLDMTEMNGIAVARKNDLFLIPTPKSNPSC, encoded by the exons ATGGCATTCAACTTCATTTCTTTCgtcttctttctttgttttatcATTTTACTCCACACACAGTGGAGGAAGAAGGCAAAAACCCGCCGGAAACTGCCACCAGGGCCGTGGAAGCTTCCGATCATCGGAAACTTGCACCAATTGTCAGCCTCTTCACAGCAACCCACCCGTGTCCTGGGAGAGTTGGCAAAAAAATACGGCTCCCAGGGCATGATGAAGCTTCAAATAGGAGAAATTTTAGCTGTGGTGGTATCCTCGCCGGCGGTGGCTAAAGAGTTGATAAGAAACCACGACCTAAGTTTCGCGACCAAGTGGCAGTCTCTGGCCAGTAATACACTATTTTACAAAAGTGTTGTTTTTAGTCCGTACGGTGATTATTGGAGACAGTTGCGAAAAGTATACGCCACAGAGCTCCTCAACGCTAAAAATGTCCGGTCGTTCAGTTCAATCAGGCACGATGAGATCCATTCTCTATTGGCCGATCTCCATTCATCATCCGGCCAGTTGGTGAATTTCACTCACAGAATCTTCTTGCTTATGTCCTCCATTATATGTAAATCTGCATTCG GCAAAGTATTCACCGGGAGAGAAGAGTTCTTAGagcaaataaatgaaatatcgGAGTTGTTGGGTGAATTTGATTTTGCCGATGTGTTTCCGTCTTGGAAGGTTCTTCACGGCCTGTTCAGCAACAAGAAGAGGATCATGAAAACTCACCGTAAAGTAGACGCAATTATTGAAAACATCATAAAAGATCACAGAGAGAAGGTGGAAAGTGGTGATTGTTTAATTGATGTCCTCATAACACAAATGGATAGCTGTGGACTTCAACTGCCCATCACTCATGACACCATCAAAGGCGTAATTGTT GAAATATTTTCAGCAGGAAGTGaaacatcatcatcaacaactgTGTGGGCAATGTCGGAAATGATGAAGAATCCCAGGGTTTTGGCCAAAGCACAGGCTGAGGTGAGAGAAGCTTTTAGAGGGAAAGAGAAGTTGGAGGAGGAAGACATGGAGGAATTAGCATACTTGAAATCAGTGGTCAAAGAAACTTTGAGGTTTCATCCTCCCATTCCCATGTTAGTTCCCAGAGATTGCATGGAAGAAACTATGGTGAGCGGATACACAATACCGCTTAAATCAAAGGTATTGATTAATGTATGGGCGATGGGTAGGGACCCTCAATACTGGGAAGATCCAGAGAGCTTTATACCCGAGAGATTTGAGAAGAGTTCAATTGATTTCATGGGAAATCACTTTGAATTTTTACCTTTTGGGGGCGGAAGGAGGATATGTCCAGGACTTGGGTTTGGTTTTGCCAACGCTTTGTCACCTTTGGCACACTTGCTCTTCCACTTTGATTGGAAGCTCCCTTCTGGAGTTACTGCAGATACATTGGACATGACGGAGATGAACGGAATAGCTGTAGCAAGAAAGAATGATCTTTTCTTGATTCCTACTCCCAAGTCCAATCCATCGTGTTAA
- the LOC116007323 gene encoding vetispiradiene synthase 3-like — MAMNLENLIERPFVKFSPSLWGDYGFHSSSIDDQVAEAYAKEIEILKEQTRATLLQTIATGSSSDVAEKLRFINLLECLGISYHFEKEIDDQLQHIYTHTGPVHFVDGNGKFRDTSDVKGLLSLYEASYVRTRSDQVLEGATAFAATRLRSEVPNLRPNSTLEKLVTHALDQPFHTGIPRVETRFFISVYQEEEKSSRNDELLRFAKLDFNLLQMLHKQELCEVSRWWKDLDFVTILPYARDRAVECYFWALGVYFQPQYSKARVMLAKNISIVDDTFDAYGTIEELEVYTDAIQRWNINEINRLPNYMKISYKVVLDLYENDEKDLSKEGRSYAVQHGRERMKELVRCYFTESKWFSNEGHQPAFAEYLKNAFATSAYYLLSTISCYTLKSADEQAFNWLMKNPKILEAGVTICRLIDDIATFDVEKDRGQVTTGIECYMKEYSLSLKKTMEKFQELADLALKDLNEGLLQSTPVSTEILLGIFNLTCIIFVTYQHNQDGYTCPEKVLKPHIIALL; from the exons ATGGCAATGAACTTGGAAAACCTTATCGAACGCCCCTTCGTGAAGTTCTCTCCTAGTTTATGGGGTGATTATGGCTTCCATTCATCCTCCATCGACGATCAG GTTGCTGAAGCATATGCAAAAGAGATTGAGATTTTGAAGGAACAAACAAGGGCTACGCTCTTGCAGACCATTGCTACTGGAAGCAGCAGTGATGTGGCAGAGAAATTAAGATTCATCAACTTGCTGGAATGCCTTGGAATATCATATCACTTTGAGAAAGAGATTGATGATCAACTCCAACATATTTATACCCACACCGGCCCTGTTCACTTTGTTGACGGAAATGGGAAGTTCAGAGACACTTCTGATGTGAAGGGTCTGCTGAGCCTGTACGAAGCTTCGTACGTGAGAACACGCAGTGACCAAGTTTTAGAAGGCGCGACCGCTTTTGCGGCGACACGTCTCCGATCTGAAGTACCAAATCTAAGACCCAACAGCACTTTAGAAAAGCTGGTGACGCACGCCCTGGATCAGCCATTTCACACCGGTATACCCAGAGTGGAAACGCGCTTTTTCATTTCGGTGTACCAAGAAGAAGAGAAGTCGTCCAGGAACGATGAGTTGCTCCGCTTTGCCAAATTGGATTTTAATTTGCTGCAGATGTTGCACAAGCAAGAGCTCTGTGAAGTCTCCAG GTGGTGGAAAGATTTGGACTTTGTGACAATACTTCCTTATGCCAGAGATAGAGCtgttgaatgttatttttgggcACTAGGAGTATACTTTCAGCCTCAGTATTCTAAGGCTAGAGTCATGCTGgccaaaaatatttcaattgtGGATGACACATTTGATGCTTATGGTACCATTGAAGAATTAGAGGTCTACACAGATGCCATACAAa GGTGGAACATTAACGAAATAAATCGCCTGCCAAACTATATGAAAATTAGCTATAAAGTTGTGTTAGACCTTTATGAGAACGATGAAAAGGACCTTTCAAAGGAAGGAAGATCATATGCCGTTCAACATGGAAGGGAACGG ATGAAGGAACTTGTGAGATGCTACTTTACTGAATCCAAATGGTTTAGTAATGAAGGACACCAGCCTGCATTTGCTGAATACCTAAAAAACGCATTCGCTACTTCCGCTTACTATTTGCTGTCCACAATATCTTGCTATACGTTGAAGTCAGCTGATGAGCAAGCATTCAATTGGCTAATGAAAAATCCTAAAATTCTTGAAGCAGGCGTCACGATATGCAGACTCATCGACGACATAGCCACCTTTGAT GTCGAAAAAGATAGAGGGCAAGTTACCACTGGTATTGAGTGTTACATGAAGGAATATAGCCTATCACTAAAAAAGACAATGGAAAAGTTTCAAGAATTGGCTGATCTTGCATTAAAAGATTTGAATGAGGGACTTCTTCAATCAACGCCTGTATCTACTGAGATTCTCTTAGGCATTTTCAACCTTACTTGCATTATTTTTGTCACATACCAGCACAATCAAGATGGGTATACTTGTCCTGAAAAGGTTTTGAAGCCTCACATTATTGCCCTACTCTAG